A single region of the Triticum dicoccoides isolate Atlit2015 ecotype Zavitan chromosome 2B, WEW_v2.0, whole genome shotgun sequence genome encodes:
- the LOC119367216 gene encoding uncharacterized protein LOC119367216 isoform X1 gives MYHLFMHNLDPTCCFSLCIFFFVCSTMAEGVVRRNYTTWDDEMDGALLEVLVDHHNNGDHSQNGWKPHVYCAAIRNVKEKCNKDITKDNILGRLRTFDRYYEVITKILSQSGFGWDWVNHKLSMDSDDVWIKYVEANKKEKGLASYKTKVVKHWESISIIYSKDHANGEGAMTGAETAADPEAEPIEISPEVAPKRQRTGESIMCMIGEMRATFKDALKTTDPLPLPKATTPAAILAALQLIPDLAEPDMLRSYGKLILNERLFEALMEFPMEMRKAWLLVLP, from the exons atgtacCATTTATTTATGCATAATCTTGATCCAACATGCTGTTTTTCTTTGTGCATATTTTTTTTTGTTTGTAGCACCATGGCTGAAGGAGTTGTAAGGAGGAATTACACCACATGGGATGATGAGATGGATGGTGCACTGCTTGAGGTGCTTGTTGATCATCACAACAATGGCGACCATTCACAAAATGGATGGAAACCACATGTGTATTGTGCAGCCATAAGGAATGTGAAGGAGAAGTGCAACAAGGATATCACAAAGGACAACATTTTGGGAAGGCTTAGAACTTTCGACAGGTACTATGAAGTCATTACCAAGATACTTTCCCAAAGTGGTTTTGGGTGGGATTGGGTGAATCATAAGCTATCAATGGATAGTGATGATGTCTGGATCAAATATGTGGAG GCTAATAAGAAAGAGAAAGGATTAGCTTCCTACAAGACCAAAGTAGTGAAGCATTGGGAGTCCATATCTATCATATATTCAAAAGATCATGCCAATGGTGAAGGTGCGATGACTGGTGCTGAGACTGCTGCAGATCCAGAAGCAGAACCAATAGAAATCTCTCCAGAAGTGGCACCAAAGAGGCAACGAACAGGTGAGTCCATTATGTGCATGATTGGAGAAATGAGGGCTACTTTCAAGGATGCTTTGAAGACAACTGATCCACTTCCACTGCCAAAAGCTACCACTCCTGCTGCAATTCTTGCTGCACTTCAGTTGATACCAGACTTGGCAGAGCCGGACATGTTGCGATCATATGGGAAGCTGATTCTTAATGAGCGTTTGTTTGAAGCTCTAATGGAGTTTCCCATGGAAATGAGGAAGGCCTGGCTGTTAGTGTTGCCTTAA
- the LOC119367216 gene encoding uncharacterized protein LOC119367216 isoform X2: MAEGVVRRNYTTWDDEMDGALLEVLVDHHNNGDHSQNGWKPHVYCAAIRNVKEKCNKDITKDNILGRLRTFDRYYEVITKILSQSGFGWDWVNHKLSMDSDDVWIKYVEANKKEKGLASYKTKVVKHWESISIIYSKDHANGEGAMTGAETAADPEAEPIEISPEVAPKRQRTGESIMCMIGEMRATFKDALKTTDPLPLPKATTPAAILAALQLIPDLAEPDMLRSYGKLILNERLFEALMEFPMEMRKAWLLVLP, translated from the exons ATGGCTGAAGGAGTTGTAAGGAGGAATTACACCACATGGGATGATGAGATGGATGGTGCACTGCTTGAGGTGCTTGTTGATCATCACAACAATGGCGACCATTCACAAAATGGATGGAAACCACATGTGTATTGTGCAGCCATAAGGAATGTGAAGGAGAAGTGCAACAAGGATATCACAAAGGACAACATTTTGGGAAGGCTTAGAACTTTCGACAGGTACTATGAAGTCATTACCAAGATACTTTCCCAAAGTGGTTTTGGGTGGGATTGGGTGAATCATAAGCTATCAATGGATAGTGATGATGTCTGGATCAAATATGTGGAG GCTAATAAGAAAGAGAAAGGATTAGCTTCCTACAAGACCAAAGTAGTGAAGCATTGGGAGTCCATATCTATCATATATTCAAAAGATCATGCCAATGGTGAAGGTGCGATGACTGGTGCTGAGACTGCTGCAGATCCAGAAGCAGAACCAATAGAAATCTCTCCAGAAGTGGCACCAAAGAGGCAACGAACAGGTGAGTCCATTATGTGCATGATTGGAGAAATGAGGGCTACTTTCAAGGATGCTTTGAAGACAACTGATCCACTTCCACTGCCAAAAGCTACCACTCCTGCTGCAATTCTTGCTGCACTTCAGTTGATACCAGACTTGGCAGAGCCGGACATGTTGCGATCATATGGGAAGCTGATTCTTAATGAGCGTTTGTTTGAAGCTCTAATGGAGTTTCCCATGGAAATGAGGAAGGCCTGGCTGTTAGTGTTGCCTTAA